A genomic segment from Phytoactinopolyspora mesophila encodes:
- a CDS encoding XRE family transcriptional regulator: protein MANDRLRASMTSAGMTIATLSEYVGVDPKTVERWIAKERIPHRTHRMSVAAALGQDDGYLWPSILEQGRTPAISRAELVTIHQNRRTVPLDTWLSLTRNARESIDILAYAASFLHDALPDFVDILAEKAAAGVGIRLLLGDPESDGVRLRGREEGIDDMLAARCRLTWRYFASIITTDGVIARKHGSTLYNSIFRFDDAMLTNTHIYGAPASHSPTLHIQRLPEGRLFKNYMLGFERVWSTGEPVTDL, encoded by the coding sequence ATGGCCAACGATCGACTGCGAGCGTCTATGACCAGTGCTGGCATGACCATCGCTACTCTTAGCGAGTATGTAGGTGTCGATCCGAAGACGGTCGAGCGCTGGATTGCAAAGGAACGTATCCCTCATCGCACCCATCGCATGTCGGTAGCCGCCGCACTCGGTCAAGATGACGGCTACTTGTGGCCCTCGATTCTTGAACAGGGCAGAACGCCAGCGATAAGTCGGGCCGAACTCGTCACAATCCACCAGAATCGCCGTACCGTTCCACTCGACACGTGGCTATCCCTTACACGCAACGCGCGTGAGTCGATTGACATCCTCGCGTACGCCGCTAGCTTCCTACATGACGCCCTGCCGGATTTTGTCGACATATTGGCAGAAAAGGCCGCCGCAGGCGTCGGCATACGACTGTTGCTCGGCGATCCCGAATCAGATGGCGTACGCCTGCGCGGGCGCGAAGAAGGAATTGACGACATGCTGGCTGCGAGATGTCGCCTCACTTGGAGGTACTTCGCATCCATAATCACGACAGATGGCGTTATCGCACGAAAACACGGCAGCACTCTGTACAATTCGATCTTTCGTTTCGACGATGCAATGCTGACAAATACTCATATCTATGGCGCGCCCGCGAGCCACTCACCCACACTACATATTCAAAGATTACCCGAGGGTCGGCTATTCAAGAATTATATGCTCGGATTCGAGCGAGTATGGAGCACAGGGGAACCGGTTACAGATCTTTGA
- a CDS encoding NUDIX hydrolase translates to MARIDYVDDPEAPAITNVVPSVTALIQDHDARILLIHKTDNDLWALPGGGHEMGESIRETVMREVKEETGYDVEPYTIVGTYTNPNHVMAYDNGEVRQQFSICFAARLLGGSQRTSEESKEVTWATIPEINNLEMHPSMRLRIKHYLDGREHPFIG, encoded by the coding sequence ATGGCGCGCATCGACTACGTCGACGACCCGGAAGCGCCGGCGATCACCAATGTCGTCCCGTCGGTCACCGCACTTATCCAGGACCACGACGCCCGGATTCTCTTGATCCACAAGACCGACAACGACCTTTGGGCGTTGCCTGGAGGCGGACATGAGATGGGCGAGTCCATTCGGGAAACGGTGATGCGGGAAGTCAAAGAAGAAACCGGGTACGACGTAGAACCTTATACGATAGTAGGAACGTATACGAACCCTAATCACGTGATGGCATACGACAATGGCGAGGTTCGCCAACAATTCTCAATATGCTTCGCCGCGCGACTCCTCGGCGGCTCACAGAGGACCAGCGAAGAGAGCAAAGAGGTCACCTGGGCCACAATTCCGGAGATAAATAATCTCGAAATGCACCCCTCAATGCGACTACGCATCAAGCACTACCTAGACGGACGCGAACACCCATTCATCGGCTAG
- a CDS encoding HD domain-containing protein, producing the protein MGQDWSVPACAGLAREFMSAMGRRWAHVQGVGTTAQELASTTPRVPELVVAAAWLHDIGYSPRVRSSGFHPIDGAEFLAVRDAPSELVSLVAYHSGAEFEAEERGLSDALASYDRPNQMNLDLLTFFDMAVSPAGERILVQDRIDGILQRYEPDHPVHRAVVCSRDSLIASCVCAARKLDLLADEWVFASV; encoded by the coding sequence ATGGGTCAAGACTGGTCTGTTCCGGCATGTGCAGGGCTGGCACGCGAGTTCATGTCGGCCATGGGGCGTCGCTGGGCGCATGTGCAAGGAGTCGGGACTACGGCCCAGGAGTTGGCCTCGACTACGCCCCGGGTGCCCGAGTTGGTCGTCGCGGCGGCGTGGCTGCACGACATCGGCTACTCGCCGCGCGTTCGGTCATCTGGCTTTCACCCGATCGACGGCGCGGAGTTCCTCGCGGTCCGAGATGCGCCCTCGGAACTAGTGTCGCTCGTCGCGTACCACTCGGGCGCCGAATTCGAGGCCGAGGAACGTGGGTTGTCGGATGCGTTGGCTTCGTACGATAGACCAAATCAAATGAACCTTGATCTGCTCACATTTTTTGATATGGCTGTGAGTCCCGCAGGCGAGAGGATTCTTGTCCAGGACAGGATCGATGGGATCCTGCAAAGGTATGAGCCCGATCATCCCGTGCACCGCGCTGTGGTGTGCTCTCGCGATTCTTTAATAGCATCATGTGTTTGTGCGGCCCGTAAACTTGACCTGCTAGCCGATGAATGGGTGTTCGCGTCCGTCTAG
- the tyrS gene encoding tyrosine--tRNA ligase encodes MSRLSESVTRVMHILDGADLGADYTVMRLLGETTARRSLDLSDLSPKEQAALVEGRANHLIPSAAVLAEKIEAAQVAGRPFVVKYGIDPTSPDVHIGHAVPIIIASRFQRMGHHVVFIIGDVTAKIGDPSGRSSERPPLTDDDIARNLSGYQQQVTPFIDFERADLRFNGEWLNKVTLPELVGVLARVPVSMSLQREDFRTRLAEGLGLSVAEFVYSVVMAWDSVAIDADVELGGVDQLLNLQMCRKVMEISDQTPEVVITTPLIEGTDGTGTKMSKSKGNYIGLTASPDDVYGRLMSIPDHLIEQYLQLLTEWTDDEIRVVTKRLEAGTAHPMAVKRILAGEVVAALHGLDAAAAARAEFTARFSRRSFGDTQTLPVVSLKDHAEETLGALVSRTLDFAPSISAVRRVAQQNGLRLIRESNGEQQAMPLAEASVQQALGEIVSAVGALEGAALYLKAGRKVARIEL; translated from the coding sequence ATGAGCCGTTTGAGTGAGTCCGTCACCCGCGTCATGCACATCCTTGATGGAGCGGACCTGGGCGCGGACTATACGGTCATGCGGCTGCTCGGTGAGACAACAGCAAGGCGCTCGCTCGACCTCTCCGACCTCTCCCCCAAGGAGCAGGCTGCCCTGGTCGAGGGGCGCGCGAATCACCTGATCCCCTCAGCTGCGGTGCTCGCCGAGAAGATCGAGGCCGCGCAGGTGGCGGGACGGCCGTTCGTCGTGAAGTACGGCATCGACCCGACCTCGCCCGACGTCCACATCGGACACGCGGTGCCGATCATCATCGCCAGCCGGTTCCAGCGGATGGGCCACCACGTCGTCTTCATCATCGGCGACGTCACAGCAAAGATCGGCGACCCGTCGGGGCGCTCCTCGGAGCGCCCGCCCCTCACAGACGATGACATCGCCCGCAACCTGAGCGGCTACCAGCAGCAGGTCACGCCGTTCATCGACTTCGAGCGCGCCGACCTGCGCTTCAACGGCGAGTGGCTGAACAAGGTGACCCTTCCGGAGCTCGTCGGGGTCCTCGCCCGGGTACCTGTCTCCATGTCACTCCAGCGCGAGGACTTCCGCACCCGGCTCGCCGAAGGCCTCGGGCTGTCCGTCGCTGAGTTCGTCTACTCCGTCGTCATGGCGTGGGACTCGGTGGCCATCGACGCCGACGTCGAGCTCGGCGGTGTGGACCAGCTGCTGAACCTCCAGATGTGCCGCAAGGTCATGGAGATCTCGGATCAGACCCCCGAGGTCGTCATCACCACGCCGCTCATCGAGGGCACCGACGGCACGGGCACCAAGATGAGCAAGAGCAAGGGCAACTACATAGGGCTGACGGCGTCACCCGACGACGTCTACGGTCGGCTGATGTCCATCCCCGACCACCTGATCGAGCAGTATCTCCAGCTGCTCACCGAGTGGACGGACGACGAGATCCGCGTGGTCACCAAGCGCCTGGAGGCGGGAACCGCGCACCCGATGGCGGTCAAGCGCATTCTGGCCGGTGAGGTAGTGGCTGCGCTACACGGTCTGGACGCTGCTGCAGCTGCCCGCGCGGAGTTCACGGCACGCTTCTCCAGGCGCTCCTTCGGGGACACCCAGACCCTGCCCGTGGTCTCCTTGAAGGACCACGCCGAGGAGACGCTCGGCGCGCTGGTCAGCCGGACGCTGGACTTCGCTCCCAGCATCTCCGCCGTGCGCCGTGTGGCTCAGCAAAACGGCCTTCGCCTGATCCGCGAGTCGAACGGAGAGCAGCAGGCCATGCCGCTCGCCGAGGCTTCTGTCCAGCAGGCGCTCGGCGAAATCGTGAGCGCGGTAGGGGCACTCGAAGGTGCCGCGCTGTACCTCAAGGCGGGCCGCAAGGTCGCCCGCATCGAACTCTGA
- the tgmA gene encoding putative ATP-grasp-modified RiPP — translation MSRHDVMNESAESPRRPYGMRYLQAPRHAAQPRPDGVSYSPELQLTVGADGNPWKTDAMASETSTNNDGNQTGEDTNSDPW, via the coding sequence ATGAGCCGCCATGACGTCATGAACGAATCTGCTGAGTCGCCGCGACGACCGTACGGGATGCGGTACCTACAGGCACCCCGCCATGCGGCCCAGCCGCGGCCGGACGGTGTCAGCTACAGCCCGGAGCTGCAGTTGACGGTCGGTGCGGACGGCAACCCCTGGAAGACCGATGCAATGGCCTCGGAGACGTCGACGAACAACGACGGTAACCAGACCGGCGAAGACACCAACAGTGATCCGTGGTGA
- a CDS encoding MvdC/MvdD family ATP grasp protein — MGSRPTVLVLTTQTDTTADLVVRELNERDVAVFRFDTALFPTELTVSAQLDDGWNGSLWFGGREVELARAGSVYYRRPGEFVMPESMSPATRRFAAAQSRAGLLGVLVSLNCLWVNHPGRNGDASYKPWQLTGGVVDDDGLPKGMPTSIVDTEGLDDSITLCAHQSREWVDKHHEIRLTVVGNAFSAAEIHAGSDAAHVDWRNDYASLTYRVVDVPGAVRRGVVELMRRFGLVFGALDFVVTPAGEWRFLEINPNGQWGWIQTVTGLPISNALADLLQRGAAS; from the coding sequence ATGGGCAGCCGACCAACCGTGCTGGTCCTGACGACGCAGACCGACACAACCGCTGACCTCGTCGTCCGGGAGCTGAACGAGCGGGACGTAGCGGTGTTTCGGTTCGACACCGCGCTTTTTCCGACTGAACTCACGGTGTCGGCGCAGCTCGACGACGGTTGGAACGGTTCGCTGTGGTTCGGCGGACGGGAGGTCGAGCTGGCCCGGGCGGGCTCCGTCTATTACCGGCGACCGGGTGAGTTCGTGATGCCGGAGTCAATGAGCCCGGCCACGCGGCGGTTCGCCGCCGCGCAGTCCCGAGCCGGCCTGCTGGGTGTGCTGGTGTCACTGAACTGCCTGTGGGTGAACCATCCTGGCCGCAACGGGGACGCGAGCTACAAGCCGTGGCAGCTGACCGGCGGCGTGGTCGACGACGACGGCTTGCCGAAAGGGATGCCCACCAGCATCGTGGACACGGAGGGGTTGGACGACTCGATCACGTTGTGCGCGCATCAGTCCCGGGAATGGGTCGACAAGCACCACGAGATCCGCCTCACTGTCGTGGGAAACGCCTTCTCCGCCGCCGAGATCCACGCTGGCAGCGACGCCGCGCACGTGGACTGGCGCAACGACTACGCCTCACTCACCTACCGGGTCGTCGACGTTCCCGGCGCGGTGCGGCGTGGTGTGGTGGAGTTGATGCGCCGCTTCGGATTGGTGTTCGGAGCGCTGGACTTCGTCGTCACGCCGGCAGGAGAGTGGCGTTTCCTGGAGATTAACCCCAACGGCCAATGGGGTTGGATCCAGACTGTCACCGGCCTGCCCATCTCGAATGCCCTGGCCGACCTGCTGCAGAGAGGAGCGGCGTCGTGA
- the tgmC gene encoding ATP-grasp peptide maturase system methyltransferase: protein MTTEAPSGVDEVCARQMRDQLADQLAANGDLNTTGWRDAVRRVPRHVFLPRFYARQETDRGPTAWVPVTRETAGNDAWLTKVYENTTWTTQLDGNDASWDRAGPQVGNPTSSSTLPGLLVMMLEHLDVTDGDRLLLVGTGTGYSTALASERLGSSQVFSVDVDPILADRARNRLRQAGYTPTVVAGDGLAGHESGAPYDRVIAFCSPTSIPAAWLTQARPGALLVASVTGALGSYGLVKLTVNENGTASGRILPDMASFMLARSQANPQPADLKDRMGPTQGAPQPTRLTPAVLEDPAFRFTAQYALPQVMYFTVAEGDVTYTYLSHHTDGSWVRLHHDGDDWLLEQGGHRALWNELTAVHDTWQAHGRPAPHRYDLRVDEGGVQRLVLETRLDSSSWQSAPLR from the coding sequence GTGACCACCGAGGCCCCGTCAGGTGTGGACGAGGTGTGTGCTCGGCAGATGCGGGACCAACTCGCCGACCAGCTCGCAGCGAACGGCGACCTGAACACGACGGGCTGGCGCGATGCCGTCCGTCGGGTGCCGCGGCATGTGTTCCTACCCCGGTTCTACGCCCGGCAGGAAACCGATCGTGGTCCCACGGCGTGGGTGCCCGTTACCCGCGAGACCGCGGGTAACGACGCCTGGCTAACAAAGGTGTACGAGAACACGACCTGGACCACACAGCTGGACGGCAACGACGCCTCATGGGATCGAGCAGGTCCGCAGGTCGGAAACCCGACCAGTTCGTCGACGCTCCCCGGTCTGTTGGTCATGATGCTCGAACACCTCGACGTCACCGATGGTGATCGGTTACTGCTTGTCGGCACCGGGACCGGCTACTCCACCGCGCTCGCGTCCGAGCGACTCGGTTCCAGCCAGGTATTCAGCGTCGACGTCGACCCCATCCTTGCCGACCGCGCCCGAAACCGTCTCCGGCAGGCCGGATACACGCCTACCGTGGTGGCCGGCGATGGCCTCGCTGGGCACGAGAGCGGCGCGCCGTACGACCGGGTGATCGCGTTCTGCTCTCCGACGTCGATCCCGGCAGCCTGGCTCACCCAGGCCCGGCCGGGAGCTCTCCTCGTCGCCAGCGTCACCGGCGCGCTCGGTTCCTACGGCCTGGTCAAGCTCACCGTCAACGAGAACGGCACGGCGTCCGGGCGGATTCTGCCAGACATGGCGTCGTTCATGTTGGCCCGCAGCCAGGCTAACCCACAGCCTGCCGACCTGAAGGATCGCATGGGCCCCACTCAGGGCGCTCCGCAGCCGACCCGCCTGACCCCAGCGGTCCTCGAAGACCCTGCTTTCCGCTTCACCGCCCAGTACGCGCTGCCGCAGGTCATGTACTTCACCGTCGCCGAGGGCGACGTCACCTACACCTACCTCTCTCACCACACCGACGGCAGCTGGGTGCGCCTCCACCACGACGGCGACGACTGGCTGCTCGAACAAGGGGGCCACCGAGCCCTCTGGAACGAACTCACGGCCGTCCACGACACCTGGCAAGCCCACGGCCGGCCTGCGCCACACAGGTACGACCTGCGAGTCGATGAGGGTGGCGTTCAACGGCTTGTCCTTGAGACACGGCTCGACAGTTCCAGCTGGCAGTCAGCCCCTCTGAGGTAG
- a CDS encoding helix-turn-helix domain-containing protein, with the protein MDTVHSWTGIQTAALRRAMRMSVRDFAAHLGVAIRTVSKWETRRDSITLQPASQAMLDVVLNRASDHERARFAQLVETDRETSSSEEPPAALKKSDIFLPLVVDGQTVLTPLFVNPADGQAIFNIPAGVTGVPANPTAVAAESGCVRQEGTGRDDMEIARGHALGVLAYGLAATAWGDSRQPRPDRRHRQYLRAEIVDRIRLAALGYNHMAAEPVAVPLAEREAAVREAELDYQAANYEAVAWKLPGLIKAASVAGDASRSMQESCSSTYAVAAKLLTKVGEAELAWVCADRAATAAMVADSTSAKSAAAYQLVGAMLAAGEKEPAECLAVRTAERLTASRRTLDEPELLSRTGALWLISAVIAARRGDLVETDQRLAQAESLGERLGRNANHGWTAFGPTNVVIHRLSAAMEVGDPRKVLRLADSLDPETLPVGLRGRRAQVHLNLAWAHAQLRNDDAAVVQLQALDRTAPELLRFNGVSTNVIRELLRRERHGRIAALRPIARRAGVS; encoded by the coding sequence ATGGACACCGTTCACAGCTGGACGGGGATACAAACTGCCGCGCTGCGTCGCGCCATGCGCATGAGCGTCCGCGATTTCGCCGCACACCTCGGGGTCGCGATCCGGACTGTCAGTAAGTGGGAAACACGCCGGGACAGCATCACGCTGCAGCCTGCCAGCCAGGCCATGCTCGACGTCGTCCTGAACCGAGCATCCGACCATGAGAGAGCCAGATTCGCCCAACTGGTCGAAACAGATCGTGAAACATCAAGCTCCGAGGAGCCGCCGGCGGCATTGAAGAAGTCAGATATCTTCCTCCCTCTGGTCGTCGACGGCCAGACGGTGTTGACTCCGCTCTTTGTCAACCCTGCTGATGGCCAGGCGATCTTCAACATTCCTGCCGGCGTCACTGGTGTGCCGGCCAACCCGACCGCTGTCGCCGCCGAGTCCGGGTGCGTCAGGCAGGAGGGCACCGGAAGAGATGACATGGAGATCGCGCGAGGGCACGCCCTCGGAGTGCTCGCATATGGGCTCGCGGCCACCGCGTGGGGAGACTCTCGGCAGCCTCGGCCGGACCGGCGCCATCGGCAGTACCTGCGGGCGGAGATTGTCGACCGCATTCGGCTCGCCGCGCTGGGCTATAACCACATGGCTGCCGAACCGGTGGCCGTGCCATTGGCTGAGCGTGAGGCCGCAGTGCGCGAGGCTGAGTTGGACTACCAGGCTGCGAACTACGAGGCGGTTGCCTGGAAGCTCCCCGGTCTCATTAAGGCCGCAAGCGTCGCCGGCGATGCATCACGAAGCATGCAGGAGTCCTGCAGTTCGACATATGCGGTCGCGGCCAAGCTGTTGACGAAGGTCGGCGAGGCGGAACTCGCCTGGGTGTGTGCCGATCGTGCCGCGACAGCAGCGATGGTCGCGGACTCCACCAGTGCCAAAAGCGCAGCGGCGTACCAGCTTGTTGGCGCGATGCTTGCAGCCGGGGAGAAGGAACCCGCTGAGTGTCTTGCTGTCCGGACCGCTGAAAGGCTGACGGCATCCCGTCGAACCCTTGACGAGCCAGAACTGCTGTCCCGTACCGGCGCCCTTTGGCTGATCTCCGCAGTCATCGCGGCGCGCCGTGGAGACCTTGTAGAGACGGACCAGCGACTTGCGCAGGCTGAGAGCCTTGGCGAACGGCTAGGGCGAAACGCCAATCACGGTTGGACGGCTTTCGGTCCGACCAACGTCGTGATCCACCGGCTTTCCGCTGCGATGGAGGTAGGTGACCCGAGAAAAGTGTTGCGACTCGCCGACTCGCTCGACCCCGAGACTCTTCCCGTCGGTCTTCGCGGGCGGCGCGCCCAAGTCCACCTGAACCTTGCGTGGGCCCACGCCCAGCTTCGCAACGACGACGCCGCCGTAGTGCAGCTCCAGGCGCTGGACCGCACGGCTCCGGAGCTGCTCCGCTTCAACGGCGTCAGCACGAACGTGATCCGTGAGCTGCTGCGGCGAGAACGCCATGGTCGCATCGCCGCGCTCCGACCGATCGCTCGACGGGCAGGAGTCTCGTGA
- a CDS encoding flavoprotein: protein MISSNRMLYLVATGAPLSSHVHRAVVLGRDQGWRVAVIATNAASAWLDHDALERLDVPILNEHRQPDTTKRLARPDAVVLAPGTFNTINKLAAGIADTYALSVLCEALGADRRLVIVPFVSQSLAGHPAWTPSLATLRQAGAHLVDPRSGQLGVDGPLESGTGDAVARAFRWEWALAPIADMTDRRLGQ, encoded by the coding sequence GTGATCAGCTCCAACCGCATGCTCTACCTGGTGGCCACCGGTGCTCCGCTGTCCAGTCACGTTCACCGTGCCGTCGTTCTTGGACGCGATCAGGGGTGGCGCGTGGCCGTCATCGCGACCAACGCGGCTTCGGCCTGGCTGGACCACGACGCCCTCGAACGTCTCGACGTGCCCATCCTCAATGAGCACCGGCAGCCGGACACAACCAAGCGGCTGGCGCGACCCGACGCCGTCGTGCTCGCGCCCGGGACATTCAACACGATCAACAAGCTCGCCGCCGGGATCGCCGACACGTACGCGCTGAGTGTGCTCTGCGAAGCGCTCGGAGCGGACCGGCGATTGGTAATCGTGCCGTTCGTCAGCCAGTCGTTGGCCGGCCACCCAGCCTGGACGCCTTCACTGGCAACGCTGCGGCAAGCTGGCGCGCATCTCGTGGACCCACGCAGCGGGCAACTCGGTGTGGACGGACCGCTGGAGTCTGGCACCGGCGACGCGGTGGCTCGCGCATTCCGCTGGGAGTGGGCACTCGCACCCATCGCCGACATGACGGACCGCCGACTCGGGCAGTGA
- a CDS encoding flavoprotein, producing MTGPVLGLVACAAGGIEHIRSKLIAPMQADGWTVAVTLTPTAATWLRASGEYSKIEALTGLPVRAEPRLPSETSPHPPVDCYAVVPATANTVAKLSLGIADNQALTTVCEAIGNRRPPVVIFPRINAAHAAQPAWSGHLEALRQCDVRLVYGEDVWPLHPPRTSPGRKLPWQALRAVIAEVGGRLAERRASSGGSGMGHG from the coding sequence ATGACTGGCCCCGTCCTCGGACTTGTCGCCTGTGCAGCCGGCGGCATAGAACATATCCGGTCAAAGCTCATTGCCCCGATGCAGGCCGATGGTTGGACCGTCGCAGTGACACTGACGCCCACGGCCGCGACTTGGCTGCGAGCCTCTGGGGAATACAGCAAGATCGAAGCCCTCACAGGATTACCGGTCCGCGCAGAGCCGCGGCTGCCTAGCGAGACCAGCCCCCATCCGCCGGTCGACTGCTACGCCGTCGTCCCAGCCACAGCCAACACCGTCGCAAAGCTATCCCTTGGTATCGCCGACAACCAGGCACTCACCACCGTGTGCGAAGCAATCGGAAACCGTCGCCCGCCGGTCGTGATCTTCCCACGCATTAATGCCGCCCACGCCGCACAACCGGCGTGGTCAGGACACCTAGAAGCGTTGCGGCAATGCGACGTGCGACTGGTCTACGGCGAGGACGTGTGGCCGCTGCATCCTCCTCGAACGTCACCGGGCCGAAAGCTGCCCTGGCAGGCGCTGCGCGCTGTAATCGCCGAGGTCGGGGGGCGGCTGGCGGAACGGCGAGCTAGCAGTGGAGGAAGTGGTATGGGACATGGGTGA
- a CDS encoding helix-turn-helix domain-containing protein, with protein MRGAGDHLSIGERIAFYRIRRGLTQAVLANLVGRSEDWLSKIERGEREIRRLDILTELARAMRVTLGDLVGQPVLVEDDRGDDDVPAVRDALMNPRRLSRLLFDQTAADPLDVMRTEHMTVAAWNDYQNGSLGRTIAALPGLIMSAHELEGDRTRPGWRVSARIHHLAATTLSKIGEVDLAWIASERAMGAADLSDDPLVLASAARASTHALLSAGRYDDALQVGEAARSWLADRAQGGDPDALSLIGMLDLRMSVAAARRQDRETATTLLSRAGVAAAQLGRDANHWQTAFGPTNVELHRISTALDLGDIAYVAEHGPSIDPSGLPVERQVCHRIDVARAHSHLAQDEYAVEALLLAEQQAPQFVRHNPVVRETVRAIYRRSPVTIGRRQSDVMQFADRCRAV; from the coding sequence ATGCGTGGAGCGGGAGACCACCTCAGCATCGGGGAGCGCATCGCGTTCTACCGGATACGCCGTGGGCTGACGCAAGCCGTACTCGCGAACCTCGTGGGTCGCTCAGAGGACTGGCTCAGCAAGATCGAGCGCGGCGAGCGGGAGATCCGGCGACTCGACATTCTGACGGAGCTCGCCCGCGCGATGCGCGTAACGCTAGGCGACCTCGTCGGCCAACCCGTTTTGGTCGAAGACGACCGGGGGGACGACGACGTACCAGCCGTACGCGACGCGCTGATGAACCCACGGCGTCTGTCTCGACTTCTGTTCGACCAAACCGCCGCCGACCCGCTCGACGTCATGCGCACGGAACACATGACGGTGGCTGCGTGGAACGACTACCAGAACGGTAGCCTCGGCCGGACGATCGCCGCCTTGCCTGGACTCATCATGTCGGCACACGAGCTTGAAGGCGACAGAACGCGGCCAGGATGGCGTGTTTCAGCGAGAATCCATCACCTGGCCGCTACGACACTCAGCAAGATCGGTGAGGTCGACCTGGCGTGGATCGCATCTGAGCGAGCGATGGGTGCGGCAGACCTGTCTGATGACCCCTTGGTGCTGGCATCCGCCGCACGAGCTAGCACCCACGCGTTGCTGTCGGCTGGTCGCTACGACGACGCACTGCAGGTTGGCGAGGCTGCCCGCTCGTGGCTCGCCGACAGGGCCCAAGGCGGAGATCCCGACGCCCTCAGCCTGATCGGTATGTTGGACCTCCGAATGTCGGTCGCCGCCGCGCGGCGGCAGGACCGCGAGACCGCGACAACGCTTCTGAGCCGGGCCGGTGTCGCCGCCGCTCAACTCGGTCGCGATGCGAACCATTGGCAGACCGCGTTCGGTCCGACCAATGTCGAGCTACACCGGATCTCAACCGCACTGGACCTTGGCGATATCGCGTACGTAGCCGAGCACGGCCCCAGCATCGACCCCAGCGGCCTGCCAGTCGAGCGGCAGGTATGCCATCGCATCGACGTTGCCCGTGCCCACAGTCACCTCGCCCAAGACGAGTACGCTGTTGAGGCATTGCTTTTGGCCGAACAACAGGCGCCGCAGTTCGTGCGCCACAACCCGGTAGTCCGGGAAACCGTACGCGCGATCTATCGCCGTTCACCGGTCACGATCGGCCGCCGTCAATCTGATGTCATGCAATTCGCCGACCGCTGCCGCGCCGTATGA